The window CGGTCGTCTGCGGCATCGAGGTGCTGGCCGGGACCGGGCTGACGTACTGGGAGTTGCAGCGGAAGGTGGCCGCCCTGTGGGGGCTGCTGCTGCCGAGCCTGGTCGGCGAGGAGCGCGTCGGGGAGTACCGGACCGCCGCGGTGGACGCCCGTGCGGTGGGCGCGCCTGCGGTGGGCGGGGAGCGGCGCTACGAGTTCCTCGGCAGCGGGGTGTAGGACGCCGTGCGGGGCCGCGGGGTGCGGCGGGTGGCGGGTGGCGCGCGTGCGCCGCGTGCAGGGTGCGGGGTACGGCGTGCGGGCACGGGCCACGGGCGCGGCGTGCGGGCACGGGCTCGGGGTGTCGGGCACGGCGTACGGCATACGGGGCTCGGGGCGCGGGCTCGGCGTACGGGTTCGGGTGCGGCGTACGGCGTACGGGCTCGGGCTCGGGCGCGGCGCGGGGTACGGCGTGCGGGCACGGGCCACGGGCGCGGCGTGCGGGCACGGGCTCGGGCGCGGGCGCGGCGTGCGGCGTGCGGGCACGGGGTGCCGGGCTCGGCGTGCGGGCTCGGGCTCGGGGCGTGGTGTACGGCGCGCGGGCGCGGGGTGCTGGGCACGGGCTTGGCAGTGGGGTTGGGCATCGAGGGGAATCGACGGGAAGCGGAGGAGACACCGTGAGGATTCAGGTTCTGGGTCCGTTGAGTGCCGAGGTGGACGGTCGCTCGATCGTGCCGACGGCGGGCAAGCCGCGGCAGATCCTGGCTCTGCTCGCACTGCACCCGGGGCGGGTGGTCCCGGTGCCCACCCTCATGGAGGAGATCTGGGGGACCGACCTGCCCCACAGCGCGCACACCACCCTGCAGACGTACATCCTCCAGCTGCGCCGCCGGCTCGGCACGGCCATGGGACCGGGCAGCCCGCAGGCCGCGAAGGAGGTGCTCGCGACCCGGCACGGCGGATACCTGTTGCAGGTGCTGCCCGAGGCCGTCGACGTCAACCGGTACCAGACCCTCGTGACCCGGGGCCAGAGCGCCTTCGAGGAGGGCGACGACCAGGCCGCGGCGGGTTTGCTGCGGGAGGCGCTCGCGCTGTGGCAGGGGCGCGCGCTGGTCGACGTACGGGTCGGGCCGATCCTGGAGATCGAGGTCATGCGGCTGGAGGAGAGCCGGCTGGGCACGGTGGAACGGCGCATCGACGTGGACCTGCGGCTGGGTCGGCACAGTGAACTGCTGGCAGAGCTCACGGAGTTGACGGCTCGTCATCGGCAGCACGAGGGGCTGCACTCCCAGCTGATGGTGGCGCTGTACCGGTCCGGCCGGCAGGCGGGCGCGCTCGACGTCTACCGGCGGCTGCGCAACCGGCTGATCGGCGAGCTGGGTGTCGAGCCGTCGCCCCAGTTGCGGCGGCTGCATCAGGCGATGCTGACGGTGGACCCGGCCCTGGACGTCGTCGCCGGACCCCGGCGGGGATCCACGTTCGACCTGTACGCGGCCTGAGGCCCCCGCGCGCCCGGCGCGCGAGGGCCGCGGGCATGCTGGGCGGATGGATGATCAACGTGTGGCCGCCGGCCTGGAGCCGTTTCGGATCGACGTGCCGCAGCGCGAGCTCGACGATCTCGACGCGCGGCTGCGGCGCGTGCGCTGGCCCGACGGGCTCGACGGCGTCGGCTGGTCGTACGGGATCCCGCTCGCCGAGATGCGCGAACTCGTACGCCACTGGCGCGAGGAGTACGACTGGCGGGCCGCCGAGGCCCGGCTGAACCGCTGGCCGCAGTACACCACCGTCATCGACGGGGCGCGGGTCCACTTCGCGTACCTGCGCTCGCCCGAGCCGGATGCCACGCCGCTGCTGATGACGCACGGCTGGCCGGGGTCGTTCGTGGAGTTCCAGCGGGTCGCCGGCCCGCTGACGGACCCCCGCGCCCACGGCGGTGATCCCGCCGACGCCTTCCACCTGGTGCTGCCGAGCATCCCCGGCTTCACCCTGTCCGGGCCGACGACCGAGCCCGGCTGGGAGTTCAAGCGGGTCGCCCGCGCGTTCGGCGTGCTGATGGAGCGGCTCGGGCACGCCTCGTACGGGGTCCAGGGCGGCGACTGGGGCGCGGCGATCTCGCGCGAGCTGGGCCGGCTGCGGCCGGGCAACGTGATCGGCGTCCACCTGAACCTGTTGCCCGGGGGCGGGGCGACGGCCGAGCCCCGGGAAGCCGAACTGGCCGCGCTGAGCCCCGCCGAGCGGGAGCGCACGCGCGCGTCCTGGGAGCGGTATCGCGTCTGGGCGCGCGAGCGGCAGGGCTACGCCGACATCCAGGCGACCCGGCCGCAGACCCTCGCGTACGGGTTGAACGATTCGCCGGTCGGGCTGCTCGCGTGGATCGGGGAGAAGTTCGCCGAGTGGAGCGATCCGCGGTGCCCGATCGACCGGGAGCAGATGCTGACGAACGTGATGCTGTACTGGCTGACGGGGACGGTGGGATCGGCGGCCCGGATCTACTACGAGCGCGCGCACGCCGACTACCACGGGCAGCCGCCCGAGGTGTCGACCACCCCGACGGCGCTCGCCGATTTCCCCCGGGACAACTTCATCCCGCTGCGGCACGTGGCCGCGCGGACCGACGCGATCGTGCGCTGGACCTCGTACGACCGGGGCGGGCACTTCCCCGCCATGGAGGTGCCGGAGCTGCTGGTGGGAGACGTACGGGCCTTCTTTCGGGAGCTGAGGGGCGTGTCGGGCGGGCGCGGGTGAACGCCGGCAGGTGAAAAGCGCCGGCCCCGGCGGTGGTGGGCCGGTGATCATGGGGCGATGGAATCGATACGACGCACCGCGCCCGTCCTCGTCGGCGACGAACGGGCCGTCCTCACCAGCCTCCTGGACCGGCAACGCGACACCCTGCGGATGAAGTGCGCCGGGCTGACGGCCGAGGAACTGCGGCGCGCGGCCACCCCGCCGTCCGGGCTGACCCTGCTCGGGTTGGTCCGGCACCTGGCCGAGGTCGAGCGGGGCTGGTTCCGCAACGTCCTGGGCGGCGAGGACGTCCGGGGACACTTCCCGAAGAACGAGGCCGGGGAGTGGACGGAGTTCCACGTCGAGGACGCGGACCCGGACGAGGCCTTCGCCCTCTGGGCCGACAGCTGCGCGCGCTCGCGGGCGATCGTCGAGGCCGCCGAGTCCCTCGACGTCCAGGGCTCCTCCGGGGACGAGCGCTACTCCCTGCGCTACGTACTGGCCCACATGATCGAGGAATACGCCCGCCACAACGGGCACGCCGACCTGTTGCGCGAGGCGATCGACGGGGCGACGGGCGAGTGAGGGGCGCGTGAGGGGCGGGGGCGCTCAGGTCTGAGGGACGGCCGTACGGTCCACCGCGTTCAGGGCGAGCTGCCAGGGGAAGTGCGCCGGGGTGTCCGGGCCGGCCGGGCCGGGGACGAAGCCGCCCTCGCCGTAGAGGAGTTCGGCGCCGGCGCCGCGCAGGACCGTCAGGGATTGCTCGAACTGCGGGTGCGCGGCGAGCGCGGCGTTCGTGCACGGCATCGCGACCACCGGGGTGCCCTTGCCGAGGGCCTCGGCGGCCACGCCGACGGTGAAGCGGTCGGTGAGGCCGAGCGCCCAGGCGTTGACGGTGTTGAAGGTGGCCGGGGCGAAGAGCAGCGCGTCCGCGGCCGGCCACACGTCGGGCTCACCGGGCATCTTGTACTGCCACCGCACCGGGTTGCCGGTGAGGGCGGCGAGCCCGTCGAGGCTCCCCGAGACCCACTGCGCCGCCGTCGGGGTCAGGCCGAGGCAGACGTCCCAGCCGCGCGACTGGGCGTCCTCGATCACGTGGGCCACGTCGAAGACGGGCGGGGCGGCGGAGCAGAACAGGTAGAGAGTCCTCGTCATACCGCCATGTGATCATATTGCTTGACCTGAAGTGGGCCTGAAGCCGGTCAGACCGTGGTGATCTTCGCCGCGAAGGAGTCCAGGTTGTCCCACATGCGTGCGAGGCGCTCGTCCAGGGTGAGGGACTCCTCGTAGCGGGCGGTGCGCAGCTTGGGCTGCCGCTTGCCGCGCACGTAGAGGGAGCAGGCGAGGTCGGCGCAGATGTACGTGCCGACCGTGTTGCCCTCGCGGCCGCGCACGCCCGCCAGGGGCGCGGCGAGCAGGGTGACGCCGGAGGAGGCGTGCCCGGTCAGGCAGATCTGGCACAGGCTGGACTTCACCGCGCTGGTGCGGCCGACGGCGGGGACGCGCAGCGAGATGCCGAGGGGGCCGTCGGGGCGGGGCAGGACGAGGTGGGCCCGCAGCGGGGCGCCGGGATCGACCCAGCCCAGGAAGTCGAGGTCCGGCCAGGGCAGTTCGGCGAAGTCGAGCGGCAGTCGCAGGCGGGCCGCCTCGCCCTTGGTGCAGTTCACGAAGGATGAGCGGATCTGTTTCTCGTTGAGCGGTTCCACGGGAGTCGACCCTAATGCCGGTTCCGGCGGTGCGCACCCGGGATCTATCGCGGCGGGAGCGATGAGTTTCGGGTGGGGGGCCGGTCTACATGAGCGAGACGCGGCCACCGAGGCGGCGTCCACGGACAGGAGCGCGACATGAGCGAGCCGGTGAAGGGCCCCGCGAGCTACTTCCCTTCCATCGAGAAGAAGTACGGCCGTCCGATCGCGGAGTGGCAGGACCTGATCCGTGCCTCCGCGCTGGGCCGGCACATGGAGCTGGTCGCCTGGCTCAAGACCGAGCACGGCCTCGGGCACGGCCACGCCAACGCGCTGGTCAAACACACGCTGTCGGAGGGGTAGCGGCGCGCGCTAATCGAGGTCGAGGTCGCGGTCGAGGTCGCCGTCGTCGAGGTCGAGGACGGCGACGCGCTGGTCGCCGCTGAGTTCGTCGGTGAGGCGGAAGCCCAGCCCGAGGTAGAAGGGTTCGGGGGTGCCCTCGCCCGGGTGGAAGGTGACGTAGGCCTTCGTCGTGCCGCGCCGGCGCAGTTCGTCCAGGACGCCCCGTACGGCGAACCGGCCGTAGCCCTTTCCCTGGTGGTCGGCGGAGATGGTGAGGCGCCACAGGCCGGAGCGGCGGCCTTCCGGGTCGACGGCCGGGTTCCAGACGATGTCGAGGAAGGCCATGACGAAGCCGACCACCTCGTCGCCGTCCACGACGGCGCGTGGCCAGGCGGTCGCGCCGTGGGCGTAGGCCTCGGCGAGCGACTTCACGACGGGCGATACGAGGTGCTCCTGATGCGGGTGTGTCCGCAGGGCGCACAGCGCGTCGACGTTCTCCGGGGTCACCGGGACCAGACGGGGGGTTGAGTCGATCATGGCCTCAGCCTAGGTCGTGTCTTGTGGGTCAGGCCGGATCAGGGGGCGCCGCGAGCCCGGCATGATCCACAAGACACGGCCTAGAGGATGGGTCGGTCGGTCCTGGGGTACGAACGGGCCGTCCGGTATATTTCTCCGCCGGTCCACGGGGAGGAACATGATGCGGGCTCAGGTGGTGGTCGTCGGCGGGGGGCCGGTCGGCATGTTGGTCGCGGCCGAGTTGGCCGGGTACGGGGTCGACACGGTGGTGCTGGAGGCGCGGGGCCGGGTCTCCGAGCGGCCCAAGGCGACCACGCTGCACGCCAGGGCGGTGCAGAGCCTGGCCCGGCGGGGGCATCTGCCCGAGCGGGCGGGGCGTGCCGGAGGGTCCGCGGACTTCCACTTCGGGGGTGTCCCCGGACTCGTCATCACCGCGCCGGGAACCGAACCGGAACCGATCCTGAAGTGCCCGCAGGCGGAGCTGGAGCGTTTGTTCGAGGCGCGGGCACGGGCGGCGGGCGCGCGTGTGCTGCGCGAGCACCGGGTGAGCGCGATCGCCGAGGACGGGGACGGCGTGCGGATCGAGGCGCGGGGCCCGCACGGGCCGGTGACGTGCTTCGCCTCCTACCTCGTCGGCGCCGACGGAGCCCGCGGTACGGTCCGCCGGCAGGCGGGCATCGAGGCCGACAGCGCGCCGCCCACGGTGTACGCGCTCACGGGCATCGCGAGGCTGCGCGATCCGGACGCGCTGGAGCCGGGCTGGCGGCGTACGCCGCGCGGTTGGACCGTCTCCAAGCGCACGCCCGACGGCTACACCCACATCCGTACGCTCGACTGCGCGGGCGCGTACCAGGACCGGGACCGGGAGCCCACGCCGGAGGAGTTCCGCCGCGAGGTGTCCCGGATCGCCGGCCGTGACATCGAGATGGACGAGACGCGCTGGATCAGCAGGTTCAGCGACTTCACCCGGCTCGCCCGGACCTTCCGCGAGGGGCGCGTCCTGCTCGTCGGGGACGCGGCGCACGTCCACTTCCCCATCGGCGGCCAGGGCCTGAGTACGGGAGTGCTGGACGCGCTCAACCTCGGGTGGAAGCTGGCGCTCACGGTGCGCGGCGCGGCGGGCGAGGACCTGCTCGACACCTACGACCGGGAGCGGCGGCCGGCGGCCCGCGAGGTCGTCGACAACACGCGCGCCCAACTCGCCCTGATGCGGCCCGGGACGGACGTCGACGCGCTGCGCGCCGTGGTCGCCGACCTGGTCGCGGCGGACCGGGCCACCGGACGGCTGGCCGACATGATCAGCGCGCAGGGAACGGTGCTGCCCCCGCTGGGGGTGGGGGCCACGCGGGAGCCGTCGCCGTGGGAGGGGCGGTTCCTGACGAACACCCCGCTCACCACGGCGGAGGGCGGCACCGATGTGATCGCCCTGTTGCGGGAGGGGCGGCCGTTGTTGCTGCTGCTCGGCGAGAAGGGCCGTCGCCACGAGGCGCGGGCGCGGCCCTGGGGCGACACCGTGCGCGTGGTCCACGCCCTGGAGACGCCCGAGGTGCCGTGCGAGGCCCTGCTGGTGCGGCCGGACGGCTACGTGGCCTGGGCGGCGGGGGAAGACGGCGGGCTCGGGGAGGCGCTGTCGTGGTGCTTCCCGCGGAAGAGGGCGGTGGACGTCGGGTCCTGACCGGTTCCCCGGCCGCCCGGCCGGGAGTGACGATCGCCTCGCCCGAGGTGGTGAGGGGATCGTCGCTTCCCGGCGGGGACTCGGCTCAGCCGAAGGCGCCGGACGTCTCCCGGGCGTAGAGGGCCGACGAGGCCTCCTCGAAGAGGTCGAAGGCTCGGGACTCGGCGAGCTGGAGGGAGGCGAGGACCGAGGGAACCACGATGCTCGGCAGCAGGTGACGCAGGAGGGCGGTGACCCGGGCCACGAGATCCTGGTAGTCGGTGAGGGCCTGCGACATCGACTGGATGCCCGCGTAGGAGCCCACGATGACGTCGGCGGTCTCGTGCGGGAGCACGTGGGGGAGCAACTCGCCCTGCGCCTGCGCCCGTTCGAGACGGTCCAGGACGGGGACCGCCCAGCTGCGGAACGGGCCGCTGCGGTCGAGTCCGTGCGCCCGCTGGTCCATGGTCAGCCGGACCGCCGCACGGACCATCGCGTCCGTCTGCAGGCGGTAGGTGTGGAGCATGACGATGTCCACGATCTCCTGCACCTTGGACGGCCGCTCCGGGAGAACGAGGCTCTGGTCCTGGGCGCTGAGGACCCCCTGGGCCAGGTCTTCCTTGGACTGGAAGTGGAAGTACAGGGCTCCCTTGGTCACCCCTGCCGTGGTGAGGATCTCGGAGATGGTGGCGGCTTGATAGCCCCGCTCCTCGAAGATCTTTGCCGCCGCGGACAGGATCGCCCCGCGCGTACGGATGGCTCGGACCTGCTCAGCCATTTTGCCTCCTTCCTCCAGATTTTCCCGGGCCGCCGGATGCGAGATGCAAACCGTCCGTCCCGTACGTATCTTACAGCGGGTAACTGCTACGCCAATCCCTTGAGTCGGTGAGGCGGACCGTGACGTCGGAAGGACGGACGATGATTCTCGTGACAGGGGCGACCGGAACGGTCGGCGGGCAGGTGCTGCGCGGGCTCGGCGCGGATCACGCGGTCCGGGTCATGGCGAGGGACCCGCGCAAGGTGGGAGCGCCGGCGGGGGTCGAGGTGGTCCACGGGGACTACG of the Streptomyces sp. RerS4 genome contains:
- a CDS encoding AfsR/SARP family transcriptional regulator, producing MRIQVLGPLSAEVDGRSIVPTAGKPRQILALLALHPGRVVPVPTLMEEIWGTDLPHSAHTTLQTYILQLRRRLGTAMGPGSPQAAKEVLATRHGGYLLQVLPEAVDVNRYQTLVTRGQSAFEEGDDQAAAGLLREALALWQGRALVDVRVGPILEIEVMRLEESRLGTVERRIDVDLRLGRHSELLAELTELTARHRQHEGLHSQLMVALYRSGRQAGALDVYRRLRNRLIGELGVEPSPQLRRLHQAMLTVDPALDVVAGPRRGSTFDLYAA
- a CDS encoding epoxide hydrolase family protein translates to MDDQRVAAGLEPFRIDVPQRELDDLDARLRRVRWPDGLDGVGWSYGIPLAEMRELVRHWREEYDWRAAEARLNRWPQYTTVIDGARVHFAYLRSPEPDATPLLMTHGWPGSFVEFQRVAGPLTDPRAHGGDPADAFHLVLPSIPGFTLSGPTTEPGWEFKRVARAFGVLMERLGHASYGVQGGDWGAAISRELGRLRPGNVIGVHLNLLPGGGATAEPREAELAALSPAERERTRASWERYRVWARERQGYADIQATRPQTLAYGLNDSPVGLLAWIGEKFAEWSDPRCPIDREQMLTNVMLYWLTGTVGSAARIYYERAHADYHGQPPEVSTTPTALADFPRDNFIPLRHVAARTDAIVRWTSYDRGGHFPAMEVPELLVGDVRAFFRELRGVSGGRG
- a CDS encoding DinB family protein; the encoded protein is MESIRRTAPVLVGDERAVLTSLLDRQRDTLRMKCAGLTAEELRRAATPPSGLTLLGLVRHLAEVERGWFRNVLGGEDVRGHFPKNEAGEWTEFHVEDADPDEAFALWADSCARSRAIVEAAESLDVQGSSGDERYSLRYVLAHMIEEYARHNGHADLLREAIDGATGE
- a CDS encoding flavoprotein, translating into MTRTLYLFCSAAPPVFDVAHVIEDAQSRGWDVCLGLTPTAAQWVSGSLDGLAALTGNPVRWQYKMPGEPDVWPAADALLFAPATFNTVNAWALGLTDRFTVGVAAEALGKGTPVVAMPCTNAALAAHPQFEQSLTVLRGAGAELLYGEGGFVPGPAGPDTPAHFPWQLALNAVDRTAVPQT
- a CDS encoding FBP domain-containing protein is translated as MEPLNEKQIRSSFVNCTKGEAARLRLPLDFAELPWPDLDFLGWVDPGAPLRAHLVLPRPDGPLGISLRVPAVGRTSAVKSSLCQICLTGHASSGVTLLAAPLAGVRGREGNTVGTYICADLACSLYVRGKRQPKLRTARYEESLTLDERLARMWDNLDSFAAKITTV
- a CDS encoding DUF4287 domain-containing protein; translated protein: MSEPVKGPASYFPSIEKKYGRPIAEWQDLIRASALGRHMELVAWLKTEHGLGHGHANALVKHTLSEG
- a CDS encoding GNAT family N-acetyltransferase — its product is MIDSTPRLVPVTPENVDALCALRTHPHQEHLVSPVVKSLAEAYAHGATAWPRAVVDGDEVVGFVMAFLDIVWNPAVDPEGRRSGLWRLTISADHQGKGYGRFAVRGVLDELRRRGTTKAYVTFHPGEGTPEPFYLGLGFRLTDELSGDQRVAVLDLDDGDLDRDLDLD
- a CDS encoding FAD-dependent monooxygenase, which translates into the protein MMRAQVVVVGGGPVGMLVAAELAGYGVDTVVLEARGRVSERPKATTLHARAVQSLARRGHLPERAGRAGGSADFHFGGVPGLVITAPGTEPEPILKCPQAELERLFEARARAAGARVLREHRVSAIAEDGDGVRIEARGPHGPVTCFASYLVGADGARGTVRRQAGIEADSAPPTVYALTGIARLRDPDALEPGWRRTPRGWTVSKRTPDGYTHIRTLDCAGAYQDRDREPTPEEFRREVSRIAGRDIEMDETRWISRFSDFTRLARTFREGRVLLVGDAAHVHFPIGGQGLSTGVLDALNLGWKLALTVRGAAGEDLLDTYDRERRPAAREVVDNTRAQLALMRPGTDVDALRAVVADLVAADRATGRLADMISAQGTVLPPLGVGATREPSPWEGRFLTNTPLTTAEGGTDVIALLREGRPLLLLLGEKGRRHEARARPWGDTVRVVHALETPEVPCEALLVRPDGYVAWAAGEDGGLGEALSWCFPRKRAVDVGS
- a CDS encoding ScbR family autoregulator-binding transcription factor, which translates into the protein MAEQVRAIRTRGAILSAAAKIFEERGYQAATISEILTTAGVTKGALYFHFQSKEDLAQGVLSAQDQSLVLPERPSKVQEIVDIVMLHTYRLQTDAMVRAAVRLTMDQRAHGLDRSGPFRSWAVPVLDRLERAQAQGELLPHVLPHETADVIVGSYAGIQSMSQALTDYQDLVARVTALLRHLLPSIVVPSVLASLQLAESRAFDLFEEASSALYARETSGAFG